In the genome of Candidatus Binatia bacterium, the window TCGTGGCCGACCTTGCAGTGACGCGAAAGCACTGGTTGGGGGACCTGGCGCTCGTGGGGGTGGCCGTCTCCGCGCTTCTGGTTGCGGCCAACGCCGGTGGTCCGTCGGGTTGGTTGTTCAGCCAGATGATCGTGCACGACCCGTTTGCGGTCTTCTTCAAGTTGTTGTTTGCGCTCGCGGCCATCGCGGCTCTGTGGATGTCGCTCGGGTCGCGGGAGGTGGAGGGCGTGAGTCAGGGCGAGTACTACGCGTTGCTGGTCGCGGCCACGCTCGGCATGTACCTGATGGCGGCGGCCGCCAATCTCCTGATGGCGTATCTCGCCCTGGAGCTGGTCAGTCTGACGTCTTACGTGCTCACCGGGTTCCGGCGCCACGACCGGCGCGGCGGCGAAGCCGCGTTGAAGTATTTGATCTACGGCGGTGTCGCCTCGGGGATGATGATTTACGGGATGAGCTGGATCTACGGGCTCACGGGAACGATGGACTTCATTCGCATAAGCGTCTCGGTCCTCAACGGCCAGCACGACCGGTTGACGCTGTTCGTGGCGTTGCTGCTGACGCTGACCGGTCTCGGTTACAAGGTCGCGGCGGTGCCGTTCCACATGTGGGTGCCGGACGTTTACACCGGCGCACCGATTCCGATTGCCGCGTTTCTGTCGGTGGCCTCCAAGGCGGCGGGCTTTGCGTTACTGCTCCGGTTCTTCTACCCGGGATTGTCGAGTCTCGCCGCCGACGGGACGTGGGCCTACGTCAGCGGCGTCGACTGGCCGCGGCTCGGGCTGGTGCTGTCGATGGTGACGATGACCCTCGGGAATCTCGCGGCGCTGTCGCAGCGTAACCTCAAGCGGTTGCTGGCGTACTCGAGCATCGCGCACGCCGGCTACATGCTGATGGGCTTCGT includes:
- a CDS encoding NADH-quinone oxidoreductase subunit N encodes the protein MNLSNVDSLPHVLPELTLVATAIVVLVADLAVTRKHWLGDLALVGVAVSALLVAANAGGPSGWLFSQMIVHDPFAVFFKLLFALAAIAALWMSLGSREVEGVSQGEYYALLVAATLGMYLMAAAANLLMAYLALELVSLTSYVLTGFRRHDRRGGEAALKYLIYGGVASGMMIYGMSWIYGLTGTMDFIRISVSVLNGQHDRLTLFVALLLTLTGLGYKVAAVPFHMWVPDVYTGAPIPIAAFLSVASKAAGFALLLRFFYPGLSSLAADGTWAYVSGVDWPRLGLVLSMVTMTLGNLAALSQRNLKRLLAYSSIAHAGYMLMGFVVLSNDGIRAVLFYMAAYYIMNLGAFLVVMIVANATGSEDIEGYRGLAWRGGAVPAVAMTLFLFSLTGLPPLVGFIGKFYLFAAVVQQQLYLLAVVGVLNSVVSLYYYARVVRTMFLDFPVGDEARVRVGIHNGLLLWGLSVAAIVLGIYWAPLIALADRSAKFFMG